The Frondihabitans australicus genome includes a region encoding these proteins:
- a CDS encoding ScbR family autoregulator-binding transcription factor produces MPSRSTPPSGPTASGRRPSQERAQATRAAVLLAAASVFAERGYARTTLDVVALEAGVTKGALYFHFASKHDLANAVIAEQTRVMREGADEILAGDASAIETLILLVAAYTERMVREVVVAAGVKLITEEIVAALDIVEPYEEWDSIYTGLLERAIVEGDLRPDIDCAALSHYIIGAYTGVQQVSNSLTQRADLPQRVAEMWRFLLPGVVPTERLEAVLALPALAR; encoded by the coding sequence GTGCCGTCCCGTTCCACCCCGCCGTCCGGTCCCACCGCATCCGGCCGCCGTCCGAGCCAGGAGCGCGCCCAGGCCACGCGCGCCGCGGTGCTCCTCGCGGCCGCCTCGGTCTTCGCCGAGCGCGGCTACGCGCGCACGACCCTCGACGTCGTCGCCCTCGAGGCCGGCGTCACGAAGGGCGCCCTCTACTTCCACTTCGCGTCGAAGCACGACCTGGCCAACGCCGTCATCGCCGAGCAGACGCGGGTGATGCGGGAGGGGGCGGACGAGATCCTGGCGGGCGACGCGTCGGCGATCGAGACTCTGATCCTGCTCGTCGCGGCCTACACCGAGCGCATGGTGAGGGAGGTGGTCGTCGCGGCGGGCGTGAAGCTCATCACCGAGGAGATCGTCGCGGCCCTCGACATCGTCGAGCCCTACGAGGAGTGGGACTCCATCTACACCGGCCTCCTCGAGCGGGCGATCGTCGAGGGCGACCTGCGGCCCGACATCGACTGCGCGGCGCTCTCGCACTACATCATCGGCGCCTACACGGGCGTCCAGCAGGTCTCGAACTCCCTGACGCAACGGGCAGACCTGCCGCAGCGCGTGGCCGAGATGTGGCGCTTCCTGCTGCCCGGCGTCGTCCCGACCGAGCGGCTCGAGGCCGTTCTGGCGCTCCCCGCACTCGCCCGCTGA
- a CDS encoding glycerate kinase — protein sequence MQHRSSRRAARVVIAPDSFKGSADAREAAAAIGRGWLSGRPGDEILLRPMADGGEGTLDAFETAVPGAIRQPITVSGPLGSAVEASWLLLPDGTAVVELASTSGITLLGPDQLNAQEASTRGFGEAIAAAVAGGATRLLLAVGSSCSTDGGAGALQALGATIVGADGTEIGPGARGLAKVRGVDLSSLPPPPERGAVVISDVANPLLGPRGAAAVFGPQKGATPEDIRSMDTALARFAFALSASGIPVDPSTPGAGAAGGTAFGLLAWGATLTPGSEIVAETIALADDIDASTVVVTGEGRFDEQSAEGKVPAFVLWLAERRGASTLLVAGSIDAATTGFDAAESLSAIAGSAEAAIADPAPALEEAGRRLAAHVSSREAAL from the coding sequence ATGCAGCATCGGAGCTCGAGACGGGCCGCGCGGGTGGTCATCGCGCCCGACTCGTTCAAGGGGTCGGCCGATGCGCGTGAGGCGGCTGCCGCGATCGGGCGGGGCTGGCTGAGCGGCCGGCCGGGCGACGAGATCCTCCTGCGCCCGATGGCCGACGGCGGCGAGGGGACCCTCGACGCGTTCGAGACCGCCGTGCCCGGCGCGATCCGGCAGCCGATCACCGTGTCGGGCCCCCTGGGCTCCGCGGTGGAGGCCTCGTGGCTCCTGCTGCCGGACGGCACGGCCGTGGTCGAGCTGGCCTCGACGAGCGGCATCACTCTCCTGGGCCCGGATCAGCTGAACGCGCAGGAGGCGTCGACCCGCGGCTTCGGCGAGGCCATCGCGGCGGCCGTGGCGGGCGGCGCGACGCGGCTGCTGCTCGCCGTCGGCTCGAGCTGCTCGACCGACGGCGGGGCGGGCGCCCTGCAGGCTCTCGGCGCGACCATCGTCGGCGCGGACGGCACCGAGATCGGCCCGGGGGCGCGCGGGCTCGCGAAGGTGCGGGGCGTCGACCTCTCGTCGCTGCCGCCGCCGCCCGAGCGCGGCGCCGTCGTGATCTCCGACGTGGCGAATCCGCTGCTCGGACCGCGCGGTGCCGCGGCCGTGTTCGGCCCGCAGAAGGGCGCGACGCCCGAGGACATCCGCTCGATGGACACCGCCCTGGCCCGGTTCGCCTTCGCCCTCTCGGCGTCGGGCATCCCCGTGGATCCCTCGACGCCCGGCGCCGGTGCGGCCGGGGGCACCGCCTTCGGCCTCCTGGCCTGGGGCGCCACGCTCACCCCGGGCTCCGAGATCGTGGCCGAGACCATCGCCCTGGCCGACGACATCGACGCGTCGACGGTCGTCGTCACCGGCGAGGGCCGCTTCGACGAGCAGTCGGCCGAGGGCAAGGTGCCGGCGTTCGTGCTCTGGCTGGCCGAGCGTCGCGGCGCCTCCACGCTGCTGGTCGCCGGGTCGATCGACGCGGCCACGACGGGGTTCGACGCGGCGGAGTCTCTCAGTGCGATCGCAGGATCGGCCGAGGCGGCGATCGCCGATCCTGCGCCCGCCCTCGAAGAAGCCGGGCGAAGGCTCGCGGCACACGTCTCGTCGCGCGAGGCTGCGCTGTGA